The genomic stretch TCGCTCGGCAGCGCCAGGTTCGCCATGCGCAAGTCAGGCAGAATAGCGACATTCTCCGAGGGAGGCGACCCTCTTGTCGCTGTGCCGCCGCTCCGTTATAATGGCTTACAAGAGGGCGCTGCATGACTTTTCAATGCCACCAAACATACGAAAGTTTATAAAAGAGCGCAGATGTCTCATTTTTGATGAGATTTGAAGGGAATCCCCAAGCAGAGAAGCTGGGGTTCGTAGCAGGCTTCCTTGCAAGTTATGCAGCTATGACGGGGATACTCTACGCAGTCCTATCCTTAGGGAACAAGCTGCCGGATGCCTGGTCTTTTTTTTTTGTCATGCTTATCACAGCCACTGTCATCGGAGCAGGCAAAGGAATCCAATATATACTTAGGTAAATACAGCCAGCGAAATGGAGCGAAACGCAACAACAGCGCAAAGCAATGAATAAAGAAAACAGCGAAGCGAATCATGGCTCTAAATCGGTTTTTCCATGGGTTTAGGAGGGGTTTAAAGGAGACGGGCTCCGCAATTATCTCTATTATCAATTCGGTATTACTTACTGTAGTTTATCTTCTTGGTGTTGGTTTGCCATCCCTTGCCGCAAGAGTATTCAAAAAGGAATTTCTTGAAACAAAAACAGGCCAAACATCAACCTACTGGTCAGAACTCAACCTCAGAAAGAACCCCATAGAAAAATACGCAAGGCAGTTTTAAAATGTACATTCTCGGAATAAGCTGTTACTATCACGACGCATCAGCAGCGCTCCTGAAAGACGGAGCTATTATAGCTGCAGCAGAAGAGGAGCGGTTCACAAGGAAAAAGCACGACACTTCTTTCCCAATCAATGCAATCACGTACTGCCTGAAACAAGAAAACATATCAGTCAACGACATAAGCTACATCGGATTTTATGAAAAACCGTTCCTAAAATTTGAGCGAGTCCTCCACCAGCACTTACAGGGATTCCCATGGAGTTTTAAGACATTTCTTGCCTCAATGCCGTCTTGGATCAATGAAAAGCTTCGTGTACCAAAGACTGTCAGGAAAAAGCTTAAATACCACGGTCCCATACTGTTCATCGAGCACCATCTTGCGCACGCTGCAAGCTCATTCTTAGTAAGCCCATTCGCAAAAGCAGCGGTTCTTACAGTAGACGGAGTCGGCGAATGGACCACGACTGCATATGGCATTGCAGAAGGAAATGATATTACCCTCCTTAAGGAGATTAAATTCCCCAGCTCCCTTGGCCTGCTCTACTCAACCATCACAGCCTATCTTGGGTTCAGCGTCAATAATTCTGAATACAAGGTCATGGGCCTTTCTCCCTATGGAACGATGGACAGGAAAAATAATCCCTACTATGGAAAGCTCAGAAAAGTCATTGATATCAAGGGAGACGGAAGCTTTAGGTTTGACATGAGCTACTTCACATACCATTATGCAGACAGGATGCCTTCCAGGAAGCTTTGCGCTCTTCTTGATGGCCAGATCCGGAAGAAAGAGTCTGAAATAACACAGCGCCATAAGGATATAGCGGCGGCTCTTCAAATGCTCTTGGAAGACATTATGACAAAAATGCTCAATCACCTCCACCAGGAAACAAAATGCGACAGCCTTGTTCTTGGAGGAGGAGTTGCATTAAACAGCGTCTACAATGGAAAAATTCTTCGAAATACCCCTTTCAAGCATATCTGGATACAGCCAAACGCATCAGATGGAGGGACAAGCATCGGTGCTGCTTCGTATATTTATCATACCCTGCTCGGGAATGAGAGAACGTATGTTCTCAAAGACGCATACCTCGGTCCAGGGTTTTCAGCATCCGATATTAAGGAATTCCTTCAGGAAAACAAAATCAGGTATCATGAGCTCAAGGACAGAAACGAAATCATAGAAAAGACCGCGAAGCTCATTCATGACAATCGTGTCGTTGGTTGGTTTCAGGGAAGGATGGAATGGGGACCAAGGGCCCTAGGCGCAAGATCCATCCTCTCAAACGCCCTTAACCCCAAGATGCAGGAAATACTCAATCTCAAGGTTAAGCACAGGGAGAGATTCAGACCCTTTGCCCCGGTTGTCTGCGAAGATGACGCTTTGAAATATTTTGAATGTGACTCGCCGATACCAGAGCCAACAGATTTCATGCTGATGGTGTATCCTGTCAAAAAGCAATGGGCACCGAAAATCCCTGCAGTGACGCACGTCGATGGCTCGGGCCGCCTGCAGACCATCCGACGCCATCAAAACCCACTTTATTATGATCTCATCAAGGTGTTTGGCAGGATCGCGGGGATTCCCATCCTCATCAATACCTCATTCAACATCCGGGGAGAGCCAGTTGTCTGCACACCCTATGACGCGTACAAGTGCATGATGGGAACAGGAATCGATGATCTCATCATCGGTAATTTTCTGATCAGGAGAAGCGAGAACCCGAAAGACATATGGAACAGCGAGGAGTACGCAAATGATTAGAGGAGATATCAATAAGAAAAAAAGCTTTCTCCTCAATATAATCATACTTATCGTAACAATAAGCTTCCTTCTGATAATTTCTGAGGTTGCATTAAGGGCTATTGTTCCCTATTCATCCCTCTTCAAGTATTCTAAAGATTTAGAATATGAAATGAGACCCAACAAACATATAAAATTTAATACATTCGAATTCAAAACAGACGTTCAAACAAACTCTATAGGTTTACGCGATAAAGAATATGGTGAAAAAGATGAAGATACTTTCAGAATACTGGGATTAGGGGATTCATTTGCCTTTGGGCAAGGAGTTCAATTAAATGGAACATTCCTTAAATTGCTAGAGGAAAAACTGAACAAAGATGATGATAGGATGCAATTCGAGGTGATTAATGCCGGAGTTCCAGGTTATGACACAAAAAGGGAACTCGAATATCTTCAGAAAAAAGGTAAGGATTTAAGTCCAGATCTTATACTATTGACCTTTGTATTGAATGATCCCTTAAGTAACTCGGGAGTATTTTACTACACAGCCATCCCTAACAATGCACTGAGATATCTGCCCTTCCATTCATTTGGTTTCCTCGCCACAAGATTCAAGAATCTCAGGTATTCTCTAAACAAATTTGGGCTTAATGTAACCTCTTCATATAAGAGTTATTGCAATAATGAAACCTCCACAAAATGGGGGACTATCCTTATGATGAAAAATCCTCCTGAATTCGTGGATCAAGCATGGAATAAAACCTATGCTATGCTGAGGAACGTCTCCATTCTGGCCAGGCGAAGCAATAGTAACTTTGTCATAGTTCTTTTGCCATTAAAACAGCACGTATTTCCAGATACAGCCGATGCCTGCTTAAAGATTAGTGACTATGATTTTGATATCCCTTCAAAAATTCTTAAAAAGTTCTCCCAGGAACATAATGTACAATTTATAGACCTCACTCCTGAATTCAAGAAATTTGAGATAACACAAATATATCTCAAAGTGGACAACCACCTTACCAGGGAAGGGCATAGAATCGTTGCCGACTATATCTACAAAAATTTAATAAATGGCCATCATCTGGTAAGAATACCCAATGCAGTTCCTCTGCAAACGTAAACATTCAGTCATATAGCTCATAGGAGGGCAATTTTATATCAACACCTTCAGAATTCTAATTAATTCCAATTGATAGATGCCTCTGCGTGCATAATACGACTGAATAATCCAAGCCTTGACTGCAAGAACGAAGTGAACGGCTCAAATTGATGATTAATCTATTCCCATCATATAAAACATTCCGCAGATACCTCTTTCCCTTGCAAGATATCATGATAATATATCATTGCTTGTAGTGCAAACATAGAAACCCACGCATTAATATGAGGGACTTCTGTTCCACCCTCAATAAATCCATATCTGAACCCGCCTTTTTGCCTACTGTCATCCAAAACCTGAAATCTGAAAAGCCTATCAAATGCCTTTTTGATCTTTTCTCCCCTCTGGCCACAAAGAAGAGCGAGCCTCATAATTTGAGCCAGGATATCCATCCTCTCTATATTGACGAATCCGCCGTCTTTATACGCGCTTGGAAACCCGCCATTTGCCAGTTGGCTGGATAACGACCAAAGCATACCCTTTCTTGCCGCTTGCACATATTTCGGTTCTTTTAAGGATATTCCTGCATATAAGAGTCCTTCACAAGCATAGCAATGAGGATGCTGGTTCGTGCTTCCATCAGATGCGTTTGTAATAAACCTGCCGTCCTCTCCCTGCTGTGACAAACTCCAGTCGCACAATCGTATTGCAGACTCTTTATATAACCTCTTGCCCGTGATTCTATACAGGTTTAATAACCCTATAGCATGCTTCGCATGAAAAGATCCTGCTTGCGTAGACCATTTCTGAAGAGTTTCAATAAACTTTCCTCTTCCTGCCTCCCAATTTGGATGGAATGACCCATCTGATTTTTGCATGGTATTCACCAACCAATCCCCAAGCGCAATTGCCCTCTCCTTATAGATGGACGTATTATGTTTCTCAGAAAGTAATGAAAGCCCGGTTAATATCATAGAGTTATCAAAAGAACATAGATGATTAAGGAAACTCTTTTCCTCGGGGAAATATTTGCACCGATAGGCGAGCTGTGGAGAGAATATAGCCTCTTTGATTAACCATTGAGCTGCATCCTCGGCCCTCTTTATAAATACATTCTCTCCTGAGAGGTGATGGAGAAATATGAACGCGGTAATCCCGTAGCCAGTTATTTCAGAATAGACAAAGGGATACTTTTGGTTTATAGCGTCAAACCAAGCATATAACCCTCCGAAATTAGCAGAATGAATGTTCCTTTCCTGAATACCTGAATTTATGAACCAGTTTTTACAAAGGGCGATTCTATCTCCAAGTTCATGCGTATCTAACATTTTTGTACCTTCGTTAAGCTTTAATAGACTTCCGAAATATTTTGGTATTCCATCTCCACTTCAAATTTTTCTTATTGAAAATTCCCCCCCCCATTTTAGGAGACACCAGCCTGAAAAACGCGATTAGCGGACTGGAATACTCCCTGCCAGAACTCAAGACCAGCTCAGGACACCTTATTAAGCACCTTCCTCGACAGCAGGAGCCACGGATTGAGTTCTCTTCACAAGATCGGGTCGTTGCCGTAGAATCCCTCTCCTCCTGATATTCAAATGCATGAATGCTGCGATAAGATACCTCTCAAACAGCATTCCAAAAAAATTATGCTTAATCCTAAAAAGGATAATATTGAACAGGGTCTTTGTTCCTAATTTAAGAACCCACGAGCCATATCGGTCGGGATTGAGGCAAAGGCAAAAAGAAACAGTATTGCTGATATCCTTAAGCAACTTTCTTTTTTTTATGGAGAGCCAAGGCCTCTCAGGATTCTGCCAGTCAAAGTTCCACTCCTCAAGCCGTTCAGGCAGTTTCGTCCATCCTTCACGAACGCCCAGATCAAATAATGGTGTCCCGGGATAGGGAACAAATATGTAATAGCCAACATTGGTCTTAGGATTATCCTTTTTTATCTGTGCCATGATTTTCAATGTTGCCCTAATATCCTCATCCCTCTCAAAGGGAAGCCCACCCATAAACCCAAACGTAGCATCTATCCCTGTACCCTTTAGAACTTGGTTAGCCTTTAGAATCTGTTCTACCGTGAGATCCTTATGAAGCTTATCTAATATATACTGAGACCCAGACTCAGCCCCGACGTAAAATGTTTTAAATCCGGCTTTTCTCAAGAGCTCAAGGTACTCCTTATCAAGCATACAAATATAGTCTGCCCGGATATCCGCATTATAAAAATCGAGGCTCAGGTTTTCTCGAATAATCAATTCACAAATTTTCTTCACTCGGTGCCTATTGATAAAGAAGAGGTCATCACGCAAATAAATCCCTGTGAGGTTGTACTGTGAAACAAGTTTCTTAATCTGTTCTACAACCTGTTCAGCAGAAGTCGCCCTCCATTTTTGCTGATTGAATTGGAGATTGTAGCAGAACCCGCACCGAAACGTGCACCCTCTGCTTGTCACCAGCGGCAACACTCGCTCCTCCTTGATGTTTCCTGGGTGCATAATATATTTTTCCATGTCAACAAGATGATATGCAGGCTCTGGGATCTCATTGACATTGGCAAGAGGCGCGGGGGATGTATAAAGAATGTCCCCTCCTTGCCGATACCATATCCCACTGACTTCCCTGAGTGGAGAGGCATGCTCAATTGCGTCTACAAGATTCACAAACGTTTCCTCGCCTTCTCCTACAACAATCATGTCGGGATAGCCGGATTCCATGGTCTTTTTAGGGACAAGACTGGCATGAACTCCTCCCCAAACAATCTTTGCAGAGGGGCATAGTTTTTTTGTCATTTTTGTAGCATCAACTGCACCAATTAACTGAGGTCCGGTCATAGAGGATACGCCAACACAAAGAGGTTTCCAGTTAATCAGCTGGTCCTCAAATTCCTCTTTCCATCCTGGATTATACCTTCCCTCGATAAATCGAACCTCATGCCCCTTTTTTTCTAGCGCACTGGCAATATACAGCGTGGAAAGCGGAAGTCCCAACTCACCAAATTCCTGTTCCATAATACTAGGATACAAAAGAAGGACTCTGGCCATTCAGTAGAGTAAAAGAAAACTCTATTTAAATCTTGCTATAATGCGGTCGCATTGAAAAGTCATGCAATGCCCTTTGTGAGCCTTCTATTCAAAGTACAGAACAGCGACAAAGGGGTTGCTCCATACGGGAAATGTCGCTTCCCATGAGAGTATGCGCAAGGCGAAGTCGGCATTGCCGAACGAAGTGAGCAACTTTTCAATGCCACCCATTTGATACTAAGTTTTATAAAATAAGCCATGATTCCCCTCTCTTATTTAAGATGACAACCCTCAGCAGAAAGATTGTCCAGAACACTTCGTGGTTGTTTCTGGCGGAGGTTATAGGAAATATTTTCTCCTTTGTACTTATTGTTATTATTGCGAGGTACTTGGGGGATGCTGGCTTGGGAGTGTACTCTTTTGCATTTGCTTACGCAAACGTTTTCGTCCTTTTCACAAATTTTGGCATGACTACTTTAATGATAGGAAAACTTTCTAAGGATCTGTCAAAAGCACAGAAATACGTAAATAACATTAGCTTGTTCAAATTCGTATTAAGCGCCTTTGTCCTAGGCATTGCAATAATGGGTTCTCTATTCGTTAATGACAATAATAATGCGGGTGCTACCATCTTAATCATACTGTTTGCGGTGTTTGTTTATTATTTTGGATTGATTTTTGCTGCATTGCTGCAATCGGCTTTCAGAATGGAATATGAAGCAATTGCTAAAATTGCCGAGAGATTTCTTGCCTTGGTTCTTGGGTGGTATTTGTTGAGCAGAGGGTTTGATGTTGTTTATTTGGCATTGGTGATTCTTGTGTCCCATGTATCCTACTTCGGGATATTGTATCTTGGATCAAAGCAGATTGTCAGGAGGATTAAGCCTGAATTTGACTTTAAGTTCTGGAAACAGGCGTTTATCGAAGGGGTTCCTTTTTGGTTTAGTATCGTCTTTATGTCCTTGTATTTCCAGATTGATATATTGATGGTTTCCTTTCTCAGAGATTATGCGATTGCTGGACAGTATGGGGCCGCAAATAAGCTTGTTGTCAGCTTCAATTTCATACCTACTGTGGTTTTGACTGTCTTATTTCCTGCAATGAGTCGACTCTTTCATACAAATATGGGGCATTTGATCTTGTTATTTAGAAGGGCAATGAAATACCTTATTATCATTATACTCCCTATAGCATTCGGAACCACTCTATTGGCCAAGAGGATTATCCTTTTCATGTATGGTGAACAGTTCTCCTCTTCCATAATTCTGCTTAAAATATTGATTTGGGCTGAGGCGTTCTTGTTCATTGTCTATCTGCTTGGATTCCTGCTTAATGCTGCCGATATGCAGAAGAAGTTTATGTACGCAACAGGCTTAGGAATTCTCTTAAATATGATTATTAATATATTGTTAATTCCTAAGTTTGGGGCTGTTGGTGCAAGCATCGGGACTGTATCAACTGCTTTTTGCATCTTTATTATGTTAGGATATTATGTGAGGCGGTTGGGGATAAAATTACGGTTTTTTAGAGCGTTAGCCAAGCCTTTGATCGCTTGCATGATTATGAGCATACTGATCTTTGCTTTATATGAACTACCCATTCCTGTGTTGGTTCCTTTATCATCGGTGGTTTATCTCGGAATTCTTTACTTATTCAGAGAGATTGGGAGGGAAGAACTTGATCTACTCAAGATTTTATTAAAGGATTAGATTATTCTTGCGTATTTATTGCTGCGAGGATGAGTATGTATCCTCCTTTGTTTGTTTTGAAAAGGAAATCTGAGATACGAACCGGGTAATAGAGTAAAGGGAAGAAGAGTAATAGAAGAGGCATATTCCCTGATCTCATCCGGAGCCTTAGGATACCAGAAGAGAGGGGTGAGGTGAAGATGTATTTAGAGGATACTACCTTGAACCCGTTTCGTTCCAGTTTTTCTTTCATAGATTCTTTGGTATAGAGGCGCAGGACATGTTCCTTTCTTTGGTGCATCTTGACTGTATCAAGAGGGGTTCCTGGATATGAGAAACTGTCTACTGATAAAATGAGCTTTCCGGATGGCTTGAGTACCCTGTTTATCTCTCTCATAGCTTTTTCGTCATTCTCGAAGTGCTGCATGGCGCATACTGAAACCACGATGTCAAAGAAATCTCTAGGATACGGCAATTTTTCTGCTTTGGCTGTTGTAAATGCGACATTAGGTTTATTGTGATATTTTCTTGCTATTTTTATTGTGTTTTCGTCTGCATCAATTCCTTTTGCCAATGCTCCTTTCTTTGCAAGTTTTTCAGTGAAGAAGCCCCCTCCACACGCTAAGTCCAGCGCATTTTTCCCTTTTAGGTTTCCTAGATGCTTATTGATTTCGCTCCATTCATACCTACGGATAAAATAGAGGTCTCCCCAGAAACGTTCATAGAGGGTTTTGAGGGATTGCATTTTGAATAACGACACTTTAGATCCTTATATAAATTATTTGAATTCGGCAAGTATTATATATCCCCGTATTAAAAATGCTATGATGGGCAGATTGAAAGGCATACCTACAGTATCTGCGATTATTGAACGTAGACGCGGAGGGGTAACTGAGGTTCTTGTTCAAACGAGATGGAAGCCTCATGGAGATCCGACTTATTCAGGAACATTAGAGATACCTGCAGGAGCTATAGAGAGATATGAGGACGTGTATCATGCACTTAAGAGAGAAGTTTTTGAAGAAACCGGTTTACGAGTTGCTACGATTAGGCCAGAAATCAAGACTAGAAGGTTTTCTCCAAAACGAGATGCGTCTTTTGCGTTTGTTCCCTTTTGCTGCAACCAGCAAATAAAGGGCGGAAAACCGTGGATTGGCTTTGTTTTTGTATGCGAGGTCAAAGAGGGAAAATTGAAGCCGCAGAAAGACGAGGTTAAGGATGTTCTATGGATGAAGAGATCTGACCTCAAGAAGATATTTAAGAAAAATCCTAAGAGGATTTTTACCTTTCAATTAGGTGTTTTGGAGCATTATTTTAATCGCAGAAAGGGATGAGGGGGGTTTCTACTGCTTTCTTATACAAAATGAGGGCTCCTCGCCCTAAATCTAACACGGGCTATTTTCCTCGCTTGATAGGTTGTCCAGCCATCATTCTTGCGCCTTATGGTCTCCATAAGCTTCCCTCTGGTGAGTTTCATGCTCCAATGTAACTCACCGTAGGGAAATAGTTTCGGGATAATACAGTTGCCCTTTTTACCCAAACATTTAAAAGACATACACTGATTCTCCGACTATGAAAATACTCGGGATACACCTGTCTCATGATTCAGGAGCTGCAATCATAGAAGATGGGAAGATTTTAGTGGCTGTAAATGAGGAGCGGCTTCTTCGGATCAAGCTCTATTGGGGGATTCCGTATAAGTCCATTGACGAAGTCTTTAGGATTTCCGGAGTAAAGCCTGAGGAGATTGATGCTGTCGCGATTGCAAATATAACTCCGGGAGCAGGAGCCAACCAGGATTTCAGGATTCCGAATAAAAGGAGATTTGTCATGGATCAATTGAGCAAGATGCCTTCACTCATCGGATCCTCTGCTTTTATTTCTGCGTACCGGGTAGTGTATTCAAGGATGAAGCATGGAAAGGAGGTTATTGAGCATATCAGAAAGAAGGGAGTTAATGCCCAGGTTGAGTTTGTGGAGCATCATGAATGCCATGCTGCGGGCGCGTTTTACACTGCTCCTTTCACTAATTTCAAGGATTGCATTGTTGTTACAACAGACTCAAGCGGGGATGGGTTGTGCGCGACTGTAAATGTTGTAGATGAGCATAATGGATTGAAGCGGGTTGCTTGGACTCCTTTTTACCATTCGCCTGCGTCGATCTACAGTTATATCACTTTTAATATGGGATTTGTTGACGGGAGGCATGAAGGAAAGGTTACAGGATTGGCTGCGTATGGAGATGCAAAGAAGGGGTATCCTCTGTTCGAGAAGATGATGAAGACAGAGGGGATGCAATATCGAAGGACTCCTTTTGTGAAAGGATGGGGGAGGACTGCTGCTGCAAGAGTTCATCTCCTCACCCAACATATGAAAAGAGAAGATATTGCTGCCGGGCTGCAGAAGAGATTTGAAGAGGTGTGCAGGGATCTTGTTCAGAATTCTTTAAAGGAATACCCGAGAAAGAATGTTTGTCTGGCAGGAGGAGGGTTTGCAAATGTGCGGGCGAACCAAGTTGTATCTGAGATTGAGGGTGTCGAGAAGGCCTATATCCACCCTCACATGGGAGACGGAGGATTAGCAGTCGGAGCTGCTTTAGGCTTATGGGCTAGAAAGACCATCGCAGATGGAAGAAAACCAATGCCTGTTGGGATTTCTCATGCGTACTTTGGGCCTGAATACAATGAAGAGTTTATTGAGAATGAATTGAAGAGGCATAATGTGAAGTACCAGTATGTCAAGGATATTGAAGGATGGGTTGGCCAGCTTGTGGCAAACAAGAAGATTGTGGGAAGATTCAACGGAAGGATGGAATACGGTCCAAGGGCTTTGGGCAACAGGTCGATATTGGCTGACCCTACGGATAAGTTCATCAATGCGTGGCTGAACAAGAGGCTTAACAGGACTGAGTTCATGCCTTTCGCTCCTTCAATTTTGCGGGATGCTGCTGAGGACTATTATGCAGATTTTGGTTCTAAAGAGATCGCAACCTGGTTTATGACGATAACGCTGAATTCTACAAAACGGGCTGCTGAAGAAGCTCCTGCTGTCAACCATCTTGACAACACTGCCAGGCCGCAGACAGTATCCAGTGATCAGAACCAGAGTTATTACAAAATCCTGAAGAGCTATTATGATATAACAAGAAGGCCGTTGTTCGTAAATACCTCGTTCAATATGCATGAAGAAGCGATTGTATGCACCCCTGATGATGCCCTAAGGTCATTGAAGCTGGGAGCTGTTGATGTTCTTGCGATAGGGAATTTTTTGGCTGAGGTACGGTAAATGCGCTGGATTTCTCTGGCCGCCCTTGTTGTTTTTTTATTGCTATCTGCGTATTCTTTTTCCATGTATGAGAGATATTATCCGAGCATAACTGGGTTTTCAAAGAATCCTCAGATGTATGACGGAAG from Candidatus Nanoarchaeia archaeon encodes the following:
- a CDS encoding carbamoyltransferase C-terminal domain-containing protein: MKILGIHLSHDSGAAIIEDGKILVAVNEERLLRIKLYWGIPYKSIDEVFRISGVKPEEIDAVAIANITPGAGANQDFRIPNKRRFVMDQLSKMPSLIGSSAFISAYRVVYSRMKHGKEVIEHIRKKGVNAQVEFVEHHECHAAGAFYTAPFTNFKDCIVVTTDSSGDGLCATVNVVDEHNGLKRVAWTPFYHSPASIYSYITFNMGFVDGRHEGKVTGLAAYGDAKKGYPLFEKMMKTEGMQYRRTPFVKGWGRTAAARVHLLTQHMKREDIAAGLQKRFEEVCRDLVQNSLKEYPRKNVCLAGGGFANVRANQVVSEIEGVEKAYIHPHMGDGGLAVGAALGLWARKTIADGRKPMPVGISHAYFGPEYNEEFIENELKRHNVKYQYVKDIEGWVGQLVANKKIVGRFNGRMEYGPRALGNRSILADPTDKFINAWLNKRLNRTEFMPFAPSILRDAAEDYYADFGSKEIATWFMTITLNSTKRAAEEAPAVNHLDNTARPQTVSSDQNQSYYKILKSYYDITRRPLFVNTSFNMHEEAIVCTPDDALRSLKLGAVDVLAIGNFLAEVR
- a CDS encoding class I SAM-dependent methyltransferase, whose product is MQSLKTLYERFWGDLYFIRRYEWSEINKHLGNLKGKNALDLACGGGFFTEKLAKKGALAKGIDADENTIKIARKYHNKPNVAFTTAKAEKLPYPRDFFDIVVSVCAMQHFENDEKAMREINRVLKPSGKLILSVDSFSYPGTPLDTVKMHQRKEHVLRLYTKESMKEKLERNGFKVVSSKYIFTSPLSSGILRLRMRSGNMPLLLLFFPLLYYPVRISDFLFKTNKGGYILILAAINTQE
- a CDS encoding radical SAM protein codes for the protein MARVLLLYPSIMEQEFGELGLPLSTLYIASALEKKGHEVRFIEGRYNPGWKEEFEDQLINWKPLCVGVSSMTGPQLIGAVDATKMTKKLCPSAKIVWGGVHASLVPKKTMESGYPDMIVVGEGEETFVNLVDAIEHASPLREVSGIWYRQGGDILYTSPAPLANVNEIPEPAYHLVDMEKYIMHPGNIKEERVLPLVTSRGCTFRCGFCYNLQFNQQKWRATSAEQVVEQIKKLVSQYNLTGIYLRDDLFFINRHRVKKICELIIRENLSLDFYNADIRADYICMLDKEYLELLRKAGFKTFYVGAESGSQYILDKLHKDLTVEQILKANQVLKGTGIDATFGFMGGLPFERDEDIRATLKIMAQIKKDNPKTNVGYYIFVPYPGTPLFDLGVREGWTKLPERLEEWNFDWQNPERPWLSIKKRKLLKDISNTVSFCLCLNPDRYGSWVLKLGTKTLFNIILFRIKHNFFGMLFERYLIAAFMHLNIRRRGILRQRPDLVKRTQSVAPAVEEGA
- a CDS encoding SGNH/GDSL hydrolase family protein, which produces MIRGDINKKKSFLLNIIILIVTISFLLIISEVALRAIVPYSSLFKYSKDLEYEMRPNKHIKFNTFEFKTDVQTNSIGLRDKEYGEKDEDTFRILGLGDSFAFGQGVQLNGTFLKLLEEKLNKDDDRMQFEVINAGVPGYDTKRELEYLQKKGKDLSPDLILLTFVLNDPLSNSGVFYYTAIPNNALRYLPFHSFGFLATRFKNLRYSLNKFGLNVTSSYKSYCNNETSTKWGTILMMKNPPEFVDQAWNKTYAMLRNVSILARRSNSNFVIVLLPLKQHVFPDTADACLKISDYDFDIPSKILKKFSQEHNVQFIDLTPEFKKFEITQIYLKVDNHLTREGHRIVADYIYKNLINGHHLVRIPNAVPLQT
- a CDS encoding carbamoyltransferase, which translates into the protein MYILGISCYYHDASAALLKDGAIIAAAEEERFTRKKHDTSFPINAITYCLKQENISVNDISYIGFYEKPFLKFERVLHQHLQGFPWSFKTFLASMPSWINEKLRVPKTVRKKLKYHGPILFIEHHLAHAASSFLVSPFAKAAVLTVDGVGEWTTTAYGIAEGNDITLLKEIKFPSSLGLLYSTITAYLGFSVNNSEYKVMGLSPYGTMDRKNNPYYGKLRKVIDIKGDGSFRFDMSYFTYHYADRMPSRKLCALLDGQIRKKESEITQRHKDIAAALQMLLEDIMTKMLNHLHQETKCDSLVLGGGVALNSVYNGKILRNTPFKHIWIQPNASDGGTSIGAASYIYHTLLGNERTYVLKDAYLGPGFSASDIKEFLQENKIRYHELKDRNEIIEKTAKLIHDNRVVGWFQGRMEWGPRALGARSILSNALNPKMQEILNLKVKHRERFRPFAPVVCEDDALKYFECDSPIPEPTDFMLMVYPVKKQWAPKIPAVTHVDGSGRLQTIRRHQNPLYYDLIKVFGRIAGIPILINTSFNIRGEPVVCTPYDAYKCMMGTGIDDLIIGNFLIRRSENPKDIWNSEEYAND
- a CDS encoding NUDIX hydrolase, with product MGRLKGIPTVSAIIERRRGGVTEVLVQTRWKPHGDPTYSGTLEIPAGAIERYEDVYHALKREVFEETGLRVATIRPEIKTRRFSPKRDASFAFVPFCCNQQIKGGKPWIGFVFVCEVKEGKLKPQKDEVKDVLWMKRSDLKKIFKKNPKRIFTFQLGVLEHYFNRRKG
- a CDS encoding flippase, with product MTTLSRKIVQNTSWLFLAEVIGNIFSFVLIVIIARYLGDAGLGVYSFAFAYANVFVLFTNFGMTTLMIGKLSKDLSKAQKYVNNISLFKFVLSAFVLGIAIMGSLFVNDNNNAGATILIILFAVFVYYFGLIFAALLQSAFRMEYEAIAKIAERFLALVLGWYLLSRGFDVVYLALVILVSHVSYFGILYLGSKQIVRRIKPEFDFKFWKQAFIEGVPFWFSIVFMSLYFQIDILMVSFLRDYAIAGQYGAANKLVVSFNFIPTVVLTVLFPAMSRLFHTNMGHLILLFRRAMKYLIIIILPIAFGTTLLAKRIILFMYGEQFSSSIILLKILIWAEAFLFIVYLLGFLLNAADMQKKFMYATGLGILLNMIINILLIPKFGAVGASIGTVSTAFCIFIMLGYYVRRLGIKLRFFRALAKPLIACMIMSILIFALYELPIPVLVPLSSVVYLGILYLFREIGREELDLLKILLKD